Proteins encoded by one window of Enterobacter hormaechei subsp. xiangfangensis:
- a CDS encoding helix-turn-helix domain-containing protein encodes MTNNSQITQHITVALMGGDHYARNGIKTLLSSIRDDLHIIIIEGGYQELDKALSSIRVDILFISGAEKYHTGYDSLKYLKKIKATHPEVMICLYSTSAHSLLWVREDIDAYISLQNTVYQWRIKLAKMVDSHYRPQKQPAALSLTPGERRVLKELRNGLDIRYIAELEKLSYRRVSALKSSAIRKLGLRNKTDLLVFLTS; translated from the coding sequence ATGACGAACAATAGCCAAATAACACAGCATATAACTGTTGCACTGATGGGCGGCGATCATTATGCAAGAAACGGCATTAAAACATTATTAAGCAGCATCCGCGACGACCTTCACATCATTATCATCGAAGGAGGTTATCAGGAACTGGATAAGGCGCTGTCGTCGATTCGTGTCGATATCTTATTTATATCCGGCGCAGAGAAATACCATACAGGGTATGACTCACTGAAATATTTAAAAAAAATCAAAGCCACGCACCCTGAAGTGATGATCTGCCTGTACTCAACCTCTGCCCATTCCCTGTTATGGGTCCGGGAAGATATTGATGCCTATATCTCGCTACAGAACACGGTTTATCAGTGGCGGATAAAGCTAGCAAAAATGGTCGATAGCCATTATCGGCCCCAAAAGCAGCCAGCGGCGTTATCGCTGACGCCTGGAGAAAGGAGAGTATTAAAGGAACTCAGGAACGGACTGGATATACGTTACATCGCAGAACTGGAGAAACTTTCTTATCGCCGCGTGAGCGCCTTAAAAAGCTCAGCGATAAGGAAACTCGGGCTCAGGAATAAGACAGATTTGCTGGTCTTTTTAACCAGTTAG
- the yicI gene encoding alpha-xylosidase has translation MKISDGNWLIQPGLNVTCPVQVFDVEQQGNDLMVYVAPRDVRERTWQLDTLMFTVRLFAPQEGIVGVRIEHFQGTLNNGPHYPLNVLKDAKVEIENNAEFAELKSGSVSVRVTKGEFWALDFLRNGQRITGSQLKNNGYVQDSNTDRNYVFERLDLGVGETVYGLGERFTALVRNGQTVETWNRDGGTSTEQSYKNIPFYLTNRGYGVLVNHPENVSFEVGSEKVSKVQFSVEGEYLEYFVIDGPTPKEVLNRYTRFTGRPALPPAWSFGLWLTTSFTTNYDEATVNSFIDGMAERDLPLHVFHFDCFWMKAFQWCDFEWDPVTFPDPEGMIRRLKEKGLKVCVWINPYIGQKSPIFRELKEKGYLLKRPDGSLWQWDKWQPGLAIYDFTNPDACRWYADKLKGLVEIGVDCFKTDFGERIPTDVQWFDGYDPQKMHNHYAYIYNELVWNVLKETVGEEEAVLFARSASVGAQQFPVHWGGDCYANYESMAESLRGGLSIGLSGFGFWSHDIGGFENTAPAHVYKRWCAFGLFSSHSRLHGSKSYRVPWAYDDESCDVVRHFTQLKCQLMPYLYRQAALAHEFGTPMLRAMMLEFPDDPACDYLDRQYMLGDSMMVAPVFSEAGDVQFYLPEGRWTHLWHNDEIEGSRWHKQQHDFQSLPVYVRDNTLLALGNNNQKPDYAWHEGTAFQLFNLSDGATAVSEVPAADGSVLFTLKASRQGDVVTFTGAGDAQNWSVCLRNVEKVGGVKGGSHAGSEWGVVVKAEGDEVVVHL, from the coding sequence ATGAAAATCAGTGATGGAAACTGGCTTATTCAACCGGGCCTGAACGTGACCTGTCCGGTGCAGGTATTCGACGTGGAGCAGCAGGGCAATGACCTGATGGTGTATGTGGCGCCGCGTGACGTGCGCGAACGCACCTGGCAGCTCGACACGTTGATGTTCACGGTGCGCCTGTTTGCTCCGCAGGAAGGGATTGTGGGGGTGCGCATCGAGCACTTCCAGGGCACGCTGAACAACGGCCCGCACTATCCGCTGAACGTTCTGAAGGATGCAAAAGTTGAGATTGAAAACAACGCCGAATTTGCCGAGCTGAAAAGCGGCAGCGTCAGCGTGCGCGTTACCAAAGGCGAGTTCTGGGCTCTGGATTTCCTGCGCAACGGCCAGCGCATTACCGGCAGCCAGCTGAAAAACAACGGCTACGTACAGGACAGCAATACCGATCGCAACTATGTGTTTGAACGTCTGGATCTGGGCGTGGGGGAAACGGTCTACGGCCTGGGCGAGCGCTTCACCGCCCTGGTGCGCAACGGTCAGACGGTCGAAACCTGGAACCGCGACGGGGGCACCAGCACCGAGCAGTCCTACAAAAATATCCCGTTCTACCTGACCAACCGCGGCTACGGCGTGCTGGTGAATCATCCGGAAAACGTCTCGTTTGAAGTCGGCTCTGAAAAAGTCTCCAAAGTGCAGTTCAGCGTGGAAGGGGAGTATCTGGAGTACTTCGTGATCGACGGCCCGACGCCGAAAGAAGTGCTGAACCGCTATACCCGCTTCACTGGCCGTCCGGCGCTGCCGCCTGCGTGGTCGTTCGGCCTGTGGCTGACCACCTCGTTCACCACCAACTACGACGAAGCCACGGTAAACAGCTTTATCGACGGCATGGCCGAGCGCGACCTGCCGCTGCACGTGTTCCACTTCGACTGCTTCTGGATGAAGGCCTTCCAGTGGTGCGATTTCGAGTGGGACCCGGTGACCTTCCCCGATCCGGAAGGGATGATCCGCCGCCTGAAAGAGAAAGGGCTGAAGGTCTGCGTGTGGATCAACCCGTACATCGGCCAGAAATCCCCGATTTTCCGCGAGCTGAAAGAGAAGGGCTACCTGCTGAAGCGCCCGGACGGCTCCCTGTGGCAGTGGGACAAATGGCAGCCGGGGCTGGCGATCTACGACTTCACCAACCCGGACGCGTGCAGGTGGTATGCGGACAAACTGAAAGGCCTGGTGGAGATCGGCGTCGACTGCTTCAAGACCGATTTCGGCGAGCGTATCCCGACGGACGTGCAGTGGTTCGACGGGTACGATCCGCAGAAGATGCACAACCATTACGCCTACATCTACAACGAACTGGTATGGAACGTGCTGAAAGAGACGGTGGGAGAAGAAGAGGCGGTGCTGTTTGCCCGCTCCGCGTCCGTGGGTGCGCAACAGTTCCCGGTACACTGGGGCGGCGACTGCTACGCCAACTATGAATCGATGGCCGAAAGCCTGCGCGGCGGGCTGTCGATTGGGCTGTCCGGCTTCGGGTTCTGGAGCCACGATATCGGCGGGTTCGAAAACACCGCTCCGGCGCACGTCTACAAACGCTGGTGCGCGTTCGGGCTGTTCTCCAGCCACAGCCGCCTGCACGGCAGCAAATCCTACCGCGTGCCGTGGGCGTACGATGACGAGTCCTGCGACGTGGTGCGCCACTTCACGCAGCTGAAATGTCAGCTGATGCCGTACCTGTATCGTCAGGCGGCGCTGGCGCACGAGTTCGGCACGCCGATGCTGCGGGCGATGATGCTGGAGTTCCCGGACGATCCGGCGTGTGACTATCTTGACCGTCAGTACATGCTGGGGGATTCAATGATGGTGGCGCCGGTGTTCTCCGAGGCGGGCGATGTGCAGTTTTACCTGCCGGAAGGGCGCTGGACGCACCTGTGGCACAACGACGAAATCGAGGGTAGCCGCTGGCATAAGCAGCAGCACGATTTCCAGAGCCTGCCGGTCTATGTGCGCGACAACACGCTGCTGGCGCTCGGCAATAATAACCAGAAGCCGGACTATGCGTGGCATGAGGGGACAGCCTTCCAGCTCTTCAACCTGAGCGATGGCGCAACGGCGGTGAGTGAAGTGCCTGCGGCGGACGGTTCCGTGTTGTTTACGCTGAAGGCGTCACGTCAGGGCGACGTCGTGACCTTTACCGGCGCGGGAGATGCGCAAAATTGGTCGGTGTGCTTGCGCAACGTGGAGAAGGTCGGCGGCGTAAAAGGCGGTTCACATGCGGGCAGCGAGTGGGGTGTGGTGGTGAAAGCCGAGGGGGATGAGGTGGTGGTTCACCTCTGA
- a CDS encoding GlxA family transcriptional regulator yields MRPDSTHAPPDSFNYLAVIGGELQYLDLGYQGDKAYLAHAHHAGVPLIGIGTGSFVLAQEGLLNERRASIHPFHLDAFRQAFPLVYAEQGYDFIDDGDVLTCPGGISTLTLATELIRAHAGDDIASTTCQRLSLVPHEIATPRPANLALIPDSRLRRAVMLIEQFLTRPLTTAGLAREVALSERQLNRLFHAEFGKTAREFIRSARLRYACWLLKNSQQSVTDIAQRMGFSDCAHFIRHFQTEYGCTPGVWRTSQS; encoded by the coding sequence ATGAGACCGGATTCCACCCATGCGCCGCCGGACAGTTTTAACTACCTTGCTGTTATCGGCGGTGAATTGCAGTATCTGGACTTAGGGTATCAGGGGGATAAAGCGTATCTGGCACATGCCCACCATGCCGGAGTTCCGCTCATTGGCATTGGCACCGGCAGTTTTGTCCTCGCACAGGAAGGATTGCTGAATGAACGACGAGCCTCCATCCATCCTTTCCACCTTGATGCATTTCGGCAGGCTTTCCCGCTGGTTTATGCTGAGCAAGGGTATGATTTCATCGACGATGGCGATGTGCTGACCTGCCCGGGCGGTATTTCCACCCTGACGCTGGCAACTGAGCTTATCCGCGCCCATGCCGGGGATGATATCGCCAGCACCACCTGCCAGCGTTTGTCGCTCGTTCCGCATGAAATTGCCACCCCACGTCCGGCGAATCTTGCGCTTATCCCTGACTCGCGGTTGCGCCGCGCCGTCATGCTGATTGAACAGTTCCTGACCCGGCCGCTCACCACCGCCGGGCTTGCGCGAGAAGTGGCATTGAGTGAACGCCAGCTCAACCGCCTGTTCCACGCAGAATTCGGCAAAACGGCCCGCGAATTTATCCGCAGCGCCAGGCTGCGCTATGCTTGCTGGCTGCTGAAGAACTCGCAGCAAAGCGTGACGGATATTGCGCAGCGGATGGGATTCAGCGACTGCGCGCACTTTATTCGTCATTTCCAGACGGAGTATGGTTGTACGCCTGGGGTGTGGCGCACGTCGCAGAGCTGA
- a CDS encoding GNAT family N-acetyltransferase → MKIEAAHPSQFERLVAVWESSVRATHRFLQESDIAALRPLLLNAYLPNLRVVIARDDVGIIHGFLGVDKNRIEMLFVDDASRGKGIGKMLLQYAIAEFGVNEVDVNEQNPQGVAFYRHMGFEQVGRSELDGQGNPFPLLHMRLSGQA, encoded by the coding sequence ATGAAAATAGAAGCCGCACACCCCTCGCAATTTGAACGCCTCGTCGCAGTCTGGGAGTCGTCCGTACGCGCCACGCACCGCTTTTTGCAGGAAAGCGATATCGCGGCGCTGCGTCCGTTATTGCTCAACGCATATTTGCCTAATCTCAGGGTTGTGATTGCCCGGGATGACGTGGGTATTATTCACGGCTTTTTGGGCGTGGATAAAAATCGCATTGAAATGCTGTTTGTGGATGATGCGAGCCGGGGGAAGGGTATCGGGAAAATGCTGCTGCAATATGCCATTGCAGAATTCGGCGTAAATGAAGTGGATGTGAACGAGCAGAATCCGCAGGGGGTGGCGTTTTATCGCCATATGGGGTTTGAGCAGGTCGGGCGTTCGGAACTGGACGGGCAGGGGAATCCGTTTCCGCTGTTGCATATGCGGTTGAGTGGACAGGCTTAA
- a CDS encoding SymE family type I addiction module toxin: protein MADSHSTPDTDQSGTERSLIVGYRPNVYDKSTPKIILSGKWLRAAGFDTGQQVTVKVMKGCIVLVAYNEQEQRILDDYKRTKAKLCQIENTLASLQLS, encoded by the coding sequence ATGGCTGATTCGCATTCTACCCCAGACACCGACCAATCCGGAACCGAGCGTTCGTTAATTGTGGGATACCGCCCGAATGTTTACGACAAATCTACGCCAAAAATCATCCTTTCCGGCAAGTGGCTGCGCGCGGCGGGTTTTGATACCGGACAGCAGGTCACGGTAAAGGTCATGAAAGGGTGCATCGTTCTGGTAGCGTATAACGAGCAGGAGCAAAGGATTCTGGACGATTACAAACGCACTAAAGCAAAGTTATGCCAGATCGAGAACACGCTGGCGAGCCTGCAATTATCATAA
- a CDS encoding molecular chaperone has protein sequence MRVNTWICLAGTLCSSAVYAGGVGLGATRLVYAGAATQTMMQVRNTHPDATFLIQSWMEDEKGSRTNDFVITPPLYVMKPASESAVKIMFSGDALPADRETLYWMTVKAIPQQVKNGSGNSLQFASANRIKVFYRPERLREGAGEAWKNLAGAYRAGKVTLTNPTPYYLTTINVKIDGRPVSPVMVPPKASVTLADTFSHASSMSYQTINDYGAWTPVTRTSLSQ, from the coding sequence ATGCGCGTAAACACATGGATTTGTCTGGCTGGCACGTTATGTTCATCCGCCGTGTATGCAGGCGGCGTGGGGTTAGGCGCAACGCGGCTGGTCTACGCAGGCGCGGCTACGCAGACGATGATGCAGGTAAGAAATACCCACCCTGATGCCACGTTCCTGATCCAGTCATGGATGGAAGACGAGAAAGGGAGCCGTACCAACGACTTCGTCATCACGCCGCCGCTGTACGTCATGAAGCCCGCCAGCGAAAGCGCGGTGAAAATCATGTTCAGCGGTGACGCCCTGCCAGCCGATCGCGAGACGCTGTACTGGATGACGGTCAAAGCTATCCCACAGCAGGTTAAAAACGGTTCCGGCAATTCGCTGCAATTCGCCTCTGCCAACCGCATCAAGGTCTTTTATCGCCCGGAGCGGCTCAGGGAAGGTGCAGGGGAGGCATGGAAAAACCTTGCCGGCGCCTACCGCGCGGGCAAGGTCACGCTGACCAACCCAACGCCGTATTACCTCACCACCATTAACGTGAAAATTGATGGCAGGCCGGTATCGCCCGTCATGGTACCGCCGAAAGCCAGCGTGACGCTGGCAGACACCTTCAGCCATGCGAGCAGCATGAGCTACCAGACGATTAACGATTATGGGGCCTGGACGCCCGTCACCCGCACGTCATTGTCCCAATAA
- a CDS encoding tlde1 domain-containing protein: MSWEYNVKEHKFYLDGVYQFDADYAGASGYKNDPSQECVKNSGLLPRGKYTIGSPHNSAHTGKYTLSLTPYSTNDMCGRDSFKIHGKSSLHPDDSSDGCIIAPLSARRSIWKSNDTVLIVK; this comes from the coding sequence ATGTCCTGGGAATATAATGTAAAAGAGCACAAATTTTATCTTGATGGTGTTTATCAGTTCGATGCAGATTATGCAGGAGCAAGTGGTTACAAAAACGATCCATCTCAAGAATGTGTAAAAAACAGTGGGCTTCTACCTCGAGGGAAATACACAATTGGTTCCCCTCATAATTCTGCCCACACAGGAAAATATACCCTCAGCCTCACGCCCTACTCGACAAATGATATGTGTGGCAGAGACTCATTTAAAATTCATGGCAAAAGCAGTTTGCACCCTGATGACTCTTCAGACGGCTGCATTATTGCTCCTTTGAGTGCGAGAAGAAGCATCTGGAAAAGCAACGATACGGTGTTGATTGTCAAATGA
- a CDS encoding YlcI/YnfO family protein, with protein MQEKKKPNFDRTKSTMKNIRFEDELLEQIEKAAGKGNFSKWVKEACRLRLLSSQRE; from the coding sequence ATGCAAGAGAAAAAGAAACCAAATTTTGACCGCACTAAGAGCACGATGAAGAACATACGTTTCGAGGATGAGCTTTTGGAGCAGATCGAGAAGGCGGCGGGGAAAGGGAATTTTAGTAAATGGGTGAAGGAGGCTTGTAGGTTAAGATTATTATCTAGCCAAAGAGAGTAG
- a CDS encoding winged helix-turn-helix domain-containing protein: protein MHKHYIINNIVEFHPAASTLRDINNPDRVVVLNSPAGRCLLLLIDRAGSIVTQQEFLDIVWQSRGMLVSSNTYYQNISILRKGLKKIGFETDPIVTIPRIGLTLASDTQITVRESSPVAPQPAEEQCVEAPAIEEVSASSAPATPVARKPTRWLAVVMGLLIVLAGAGVTGYMNATENRFVEDYRFAASVGACRVYLANDIQTHAERASALTYVEQFKAECAQYPWVYISWYALLPRASVIRCDRPMKEPNRCISDYFLKDS, encoded by the coding sequence ATGCATAAGCATTACATTATAAATAATATCGTCGAATTTCATCCTGCGGCCAGCACGTTACGTGATATCAACAATCCTGACCGTGTGGTTGTGTTAAATTCGCCAGCAGGCCGATGCCTGTTGTTATTAATCGACAGAGCGGGGTCGATTGTCACTCAGCAAGAGTTCCTTGATATTGTCTGGCAAAGCCGCGGCATGCTTGTCTCCTCCAATACCTATTACCAGAACATCTCCATCCTGCGCAAAGGGCTCAAAAAGATTGGTTTTGAAACTGACCCTATCGTTACCATTCCGCGGATTGGGTTGACGCTGGCAAGCGACACGCAAATAACCGTCAGAGAGTCTTCACCTGTCGCGCCTCAACCCGCAGAGGAACAATGTGTGGAGGCGCCAGCGATCGAGGAGGTTTCTGCATCCTCCGCGCCAGCAACGCCCGTTGCCAGGAAGCCCACGCGCTGGCTGGCTGTTGTCATGGGGCTATTGATCGTCCTGGCCGGGGCAGGCGTGACGGGATATATGAACGCCACAGAAAACCGTTTTGTTGAGGATTACCGTTTTGCGGCATCCGTCGGAGCCTGTCGCGTTTATCTTGCGAACGACATTCAGACTCACGCTGAACGCGCTTCCGCGCTGACCTATGTGGAACAATTCAAGGCTGAATGCGCGCAATATCCCTGGGTTTACATCAGCTGGTACGCTCTGCTTCCTCGTGCGTCGGTTATTCGCTGCGACCGGCCAATGAAAGAACCGAACCGCTGTATATCTGATTATTTCCTGAAGGATAGCTAG
- the tssD gene encoding type VI secretion system tube protein TssD has protein sequence MAIPVYLWLEDDAGRRIKGSVDVKDREGSIEVIEFMHSIEQPIDKHSGKITSKRICSTYAFMKEIDSSSSYLYKALSTGQTLTRAEFIFYRINYNGLEEAYFKTTLENARVVQIEPLMFDIKLPQNERYTHCEYVDLTYEKITWHYIDGNIIHSDTWKERA, from the coding sequence ATGGCTATACCTGTTTACTTATGGCTTGAGGACGATGCAGGCCGGAGAATTAAAGGCTCTGTCGATGTAAAAGATCGCGAAGGCTCAATAGAAGTTATTGAATTTATGCACTCAATCGAACAACCTATTGATAAGCACTCCGGAAAAATCACTTCAAAACGTATTTGTAGCACCTATGCATTCATGAAAGAGATTGATTCCTCATCCTCATATCTATACAAGGCCTTGAGCACTGGACAAACACTAACAAGAGCAGAATTTATATTTTACAGGATCAACTATAACGGGCTCGAAGAGGCTTACTTTAAGACAACTTTAGAAAATGCAAGAGTAGTTCAAATTGAACCACTCATGTTTGACATTAAACTACCGCAAAACGAACGCTATACACATTGTGAATATGTAGATCTAACATATGAAAAAATAACATGGCATTACATAGATGGAAACATCATTCATTCTGATACCTGGAAGGAACGCGCTTAA
- a CDS encoding glycoside-pentoside-hexuronide family transporter, whose translation MSEVLSVKEKIGYGMGDAASHIIFDNVMLYMMFFYTDIFGIPAGFVGTMFLLARALDAISDPCMGLIADRTRSRWGKFRPWILFGAIPFGIVCVLAYTTPDLSLNGKMVYAAITYTLLTLLYTVVNIPYCALGGVITNDPTQRISLQSWRFVLATAGGMLSTVLMMPLVNLIGGDDKAFGFQGGIAVLSVVAFLMLAFCFFTTKERIQVPPSTTSMREDLRDIWQNDQWRIVGVLTILNILAVCVRGGAMMYYCTWIMGSPEVFVAFLTTYCVGNLIGSALAKPLTDWKCKVSIFWWTNAALAVVSVAMFFVPMHATVLMFGFIFVIGVLHQLVTPIQWVMMSDTVDYGEWTNGKRLTGISFAGTLFVLKLGLALGGAMIGWMLAGGGYDAAAKTQNSATISIIIGLFTLAPAVCYVLSAIIAKRYYTLKTPFLTKILGELAQGARRNQQEFENLPVSKELKN comes from the coding sequence ATGAGCGAAGTACTGTCAGTAAAAGAGAAGATTGGCTACGGCATGGGAGACGCCGCCAGCCATATCATTTTTGATAACGTCATGCTTTATATGATGTTTTTCTACACCGATATTTTTGGTATTCCCGCCGGGTTTGTCGGCACCATGTTCCTGCTGGCCCGCGCGCTGGATGCGATCTCCGACCCGTGCATGGGGCTGATTGCCGACCGCACCCGCAGCCGCTGGGGCAAGTTCCGTCCATGGATTTTGTTTGGCGCTATCCCGTTCGGCATCGTCTGCGTGCTGGCGTATACCACGCCGGACCTGAGCCTCAACGGCAAAATGGTTTACGCCGCCATCACCTACACGCTGCTGACCCTGCTCTATACCGTGGTCAACATCCCGTACTGCGCGCTGGGCGGCGTGATCACCAACGACCCGACGCAGCGTATCTCCCTTCAGTCGTGGCGCTTTGTGCTGGCGACGGCGGGCGGCATGCTCTCCACGGTGCTGATGATGCCGCTGGTGAACCTGATTGGCGGCGACGATAAAGCGTTCGGCTTCCAGGGCGGGATCGCCGTGCTGTCGGTGGTCGCGTTCCTGATGTTGGCGTTCTGCTTCTTCACCACCAAAGAGCGCATCCAGGTGCCACCGAGCACCACCTCCATGCGTGAAGATCTGCGCGACATCTGGCAAAACGACCAGTGGCGTATTGTCGGCGTGCTCACCATCCTCAACATCCTCGCCGTCTGCGTGCGCGGCGGCGCGATGATGTACTACTGCACCTGGATCATGGGCTCGCCGGAGGTGTTCGTCGCCTTCCTCACCACCTACTGCGTCGGCAACCTGATTGGCTCGGCGCTGGCGAAACCGCTCACCGACTGGAAGTGCAAGGTGAGCATCTTCTGGTGGACCAACGCCGCGCTGGCGGTGGTCAGCGTGGCGATGTTCTTCGTGCCGATGCATGCCACCGTGCTGATGTTCGGCTTCATCTTCGTTATCGGCGTGCTGCACCAGCTCGTGACGCCGATTCAGTGGGTAATGATGTCCGATACCGTCGACTACGGCGAATGGACCAACGGCAAACGCCTGACCGGCATCAGCTTTGCGGGCACGCTGTTCGTGCTGAAACTCGGCCTGGCGCTGGGCGGGGCGATGATCGGCTGGATGCTGGCTGGAGGTGGCTACGACGCGGCGGCCAAAACCCAGAACAGCGCGACCATCAGCATCATTATCGGCCTGTTTACCCTGGCCCCGGCGGTCTGCTACGTGCTGAGCGCCATCATCGCCAAACGCTACTACACGCTGAAAACCCCCTTCCTGACCAAAATCCTGGGCGAGCTGGCACAGGGCGCGCGCCGTAATCAGCAGGAGTTTGAAAACCTGCCGGTCAGCAAAGAATTAAAGAACTAA
- a CDS encoding DUF3800 domain-containing protein, which produces MEILIDESGSFTPESELENSWSVVAAYICPETEKRKYRNALNNLKKRNGLGRQEIKLVNISESNYILFLQEISQLNGSLFCVVTDSYYNNKSFIENHKDTHVKTIVNSIEQMRYHEGKLAQHLMAKELLSVSLPLYIQLMCQIRLVHTIISQSVNYYAQRQPQTLKKFKWRLDQKQPSHKTKYELIFEKFSPALLQMYTLENPLGIVNGFNYKYMREFIYNEGEIPNYLIEKKTSLANSRAFNIQKILRDDISYEDSMKNDGLQVIDLLASGMRKLLKMRFADNTLIANLLGSLMIQQQYNNPPIDIIVFDEKSAALRKELDELVKILIKNSKRMIR; this is translated from the coding sequence ATGGAAATATTAATTGATGAATCAGGTTCATTTACTCCTGAAAGTGAACTAGAAAATTCTTGGAGTGTAGTTGCTGCTTATATTTGTCCGGAAACTGAAAAAAGGAAATATAGGAATGCCCTCAATAATTTAAAAAAAAGGAATGGTTTGGGCAGACAAGAGATAAAATTAGTTAACATTAGTGAAAGTAACTATATTTTGTTTCTTCAAGAAATTTCGCAGCTGAACGGTAGTCTTTTTTGTGTTGTAACAGACTCATATTATAATAATAAAAGCTTTATCGAAAATCATAAAGATACGCATGTGAAAACCATAGTAAATAGTATTGAGCAGATGCGTTATCACGAGGGAAAACTTGCTCAACATTTGATGGCAAAAGAATTATTGTCTGTATCTCTCCCACTTTATATTCAGTTGATGTGCCAAATAAGATTAGTGCATACAATAATCTCCCAATCTGTAAATTACTATGCACAACGACAACCACAGACGTTAAAAAAATTCAAATGGCGTTTAGATCAAAAACAGCCGTCTCACAAAACTAAGTATGAGTTGATATTTGAAAAATTTTCACCAGCTTTGTTGCAAATGTATACCCTTGAAAACCCTTTAGGTATAGTGAATGGTTTTAACTATAAATATATGAGAGAGTTTATTTATAATGAAGGAGAGATACCTAATTATCTGATCGAGAAAAAAACATCCTTAGCTAATAGCCGCGCTTTTAACATCCAAAAAATATTACGGGATGACATTAGCTATGAGGATTCAATGAAAAATGACGGTTTGCAAGTTATAGATCTTTTGGCTTCTGGTATGCGTAAGCTTTTAAAAATGAGATTTGCAGATAATACTTTAATAGCCAATCTACTCGGCAGTCTCATGATACAGCAGCAATATAATAATCCGCCCATAGACATAATTGTTTTCGATGAAAAATCTGCTGCTTTAAGAAAAGAATTAGATGAGCTTGTAAAAATATTAATTAAAAACTCAAAACGAATGATACGTTGA
- a CDS encoding fimbrial protein, with amino-acid sequence MKARLTCHSLLALSIAALLPAGSALAAATSGGTVNFSGKVVTSACAISAGSANIDVDMGEVRTATLAAAGSEASTAKAFSITLEDCEIADTSASTENNPIAATTVAITFTGTPDSTDVNSLAAGVNGGAGSAQHVAIRLYDEQGNVVRLGEPAAAIPLRAGANTLNFSAKYYSPLGNATAGDASAVATYTVTYS; translated from the coding sequence ATGAAAGCACGCCTTACTTGCCATTCTCTGCTGGCATTAAGCATTGCCGCCCTGCTGCCAGCGGGCTCAGCACTGGCCGCCGCCACCAGCGGCGGCACGGTTAACTTCAGCGGTAAAGTGGTGACCTCCGCCTGTGCCATCAGCGCCGGTAGCGCCAATATCGACGTCGACATGGGGGAAGTGCGTACCGCCACGCTGGCTGCCGCAGGCAGTGAAGCCAGTACCGCAAAAGCCTTCTCCATCACCCTGGAGGATTGCGAAATCGCCGATACCTCCGCGTCCACGGAAAATAACCCCATCGCCGCAACGACCGTGGCTATCACCTTCACCGGTACGCCGGACAGTACCGATGTGAATAGCCTGGCCGCGGGAGTAAACGGCGGCGCGGGCTCGGCGCAGCATGTCGCTATCCGTCTTTATGACGAACAGGGCAACGTCGTCAGGCTGGGTGAGCCGGCAGCAGCGATCCCCCTGCGTGCGGGGGCGAACACCCTGAACTTCAGCGCGAAATATTACTCCCCACTGGGCAACGCCACGGCGGGTGATGCCAGCGCGGTCGCCACCTACACCGTGACCTATTCGTAA